The sequence GGGTTGATGCTGGTGGCAGCTTTAGTAGGCAATTACTGGATCTGGCAAGCATTGGATCGTCGGTATAGCAACCCATCTGCCCCCTTGTTGAGTAAGGTTCAGAGCTACCAACTCACCGCCTGCTGGGAATTTTTTCTGTTGGGGTTCGTGATCCGCTCCCCAGGCATGAGTCCTGACAACTCTGGGTTTTCAGAAACCTTATCGCTCCTGTTTTTTGCCCATCTGGGGCTGTTTCTGCTGCTGATTCTGGCCCTGTCTCCCCATCGACAACCGCTGAGCGATTGGGCTCGCTATCGCCATGAGCAAGCCCACGTACTCCCCCGACAACGACCTTATCGTCTGCTTCAGGATTTAGTTTGGGGTGAAACCAGTCCGGCACCCCTGGCGATCGCCCTCAATTTGCTCCTGGCAATAGTGATTTGGGCACCCTGGTTGATGTTCGGACTCGAAGATCCCACCCCTCGCCGGATGCTCATGGGGGGTCTGCTCTTGACCAGTAACCTGATCTTGATCCTGGCCGTGCTCAGTCAAGGCTTACTGCTGCTTAAAACATCCAAACGCCTAGTTTGGGCAGCGGCCACCCTAGGTGGGCTGGTGATTCTGCCCCCAATCCTCCTGGGAATGTTGTCTCTATATCCCACGAATGCTGGGACTCTCTGGCTCCTCACCGCCTTCCCCTTTCCGGCATGGCAGCATGTGGCTCGATCCACGATTGTTCTGGAATGGCTAGGTCAGATGGTTCTGCTGATCTGGCTGCTAGGGCAAACAACCCGACAACTCCACCAGTTGGGAGCGTCTCCCTTAGCAGCCCGACTTCCTAGCTACCCTTGATGCCGATGCCCAGGCATTGCTTACAGCAGGTTACATCCGGGAAAATACTGTGGAACTCGTTTCAGTAACTGATTTTTCTCTGACGGCATTTTAAAGAAATTGTAAGGCTATTTATGTTTCCCTCGGTAACTCCAGAAGCCTGGGCTAGGATTGTTTCTTAGGATACGATTAACCAGCCCAACCGTCCTCTCGTCATCGGCCCTATCCATCCAGTCACTCTCCAAGGTTGGGCAGGTGATTCATTTGACTATCGGTCACTGTCCTCACCTGATTCTCTAGGGTTTATTCCCCCGCATCCTCCATGACCCACGATTCCAGCCCTGCCGATCGCAGTCTCCCAGCCCCCTGCATTATCGACAGGGGCATTGTGTTGAATAAGCAAGACATGCAGCGCTTACTGACGGATCTTAACCGTGTCCGGTATCTCCACCTTCAAGACCATGAAATTCTCAGTGAGGGGGAAGGGTACGTGCAGGCTGTGTTTGCGGATCCCCATCGAGCGACCTTAATTGCCAACAGTACGCTTTACCTCAACGTCCACAGTTTCGATTACCTGGAGCTACAAAAACTCTCCCACACAGGAATCGTGGTTTGATTTAGTCCAAGAAAACCGCCAGCTAAGATTGATCCCGCTCTCGAACCCCCTCCAAGAACAAGCGTCGCGCCATCTGAATGCAGCAGCGTTAGAAGCCGTGGTCACCGAAGTACTTGCTGCCAACTGGGATGTGCAGATTGACGATGAAGAGAATTTCTCTTTCTAGTGAACTCAAACGCTACCATGATGTAGCAATCTTACTGAGGTGATGGTCATTGGCGTAACCCTTCCTCTGGGGCTAGAGCAGCCTGCGGCCATCCCTGGATCTGTTGGCTGCTGGTTAAGTCTTGAGTAAATTTTTCTCGTTTCAGTGTCAAGCCTGCTGTCCCGTGACCCAGGCTCGGGCTGGTAGTTTTTTTCACCCCTCATGGCCCCGTCGAAACTCCCCGGTTCATGCCCGTGGGCACCTTAGCCACCGTTAAAGCAGTGACCCCAGCACAACTGAAAGCGACCGCAGCCCAGATGGTGCTGGCTAACACCTACCATTTGCACCTGCAACCAGGGGAAGAGCTGATTGCCAAGGCCGGCGGTCTCCATCGATTCATGGCCTGGGAAGGGCCAATGCTGACGGATTCAGGGGGCTTCCAAGTTTTTAGCCTCAGCAGCCTCCGCCAGATTGCCGAATCGGGGGTGACCTTTCGCTCCCCTCGGGATGGCCGCATGATTGAATTGACCCCGGAACGCTCCATTCAGATTCAAAATACCCTGGGGGCGGATGTGATTATGGCTTTTGACGAGTGTCCGCCCTATCCAGCCCCGCGAGAGGCGGTAGCCGCTGCCACCGCCCGCACCTACCGCTGGTTAGAGCGCTGTATCACCACCCATGCCCGTCCGGCAGAGCAAGCCTTATTTGGAATTGTTCAGGGTGGGGTGCACCTGGACCTACGCCAAGAGGCCGCCCAGAGATTAGCCGCATTGGATCTACCGGGCTATGCGATTGGCGGTGTCAGTGTCGGTGAACCTTCGGAGTTGATTGCCCAAATTGTGCAGGCCACAGCTCCCTTGCTTCCCGCCAGAAAACCCCGGTATCTCATGGGGATCGGTACCTACCGAGAAATGGCCCAGGCGATCGCCGCCGGGATTGATCTGTTTGACTGTGTGATTCCCACCCGACTGGCGCGGCACGGGAGTGTTTTAGTGCAGGGAGAGCGCTGGAACATCAAAAATGCTCAGTTCCGTGAGGATTTTGCTCCCCTGGATGCCACCTGTAGTTGCTACACCTGTCAGACCTTTAGTCGTGCCTACCTTGGGCATCTGTGGCGCACCAAGGAACTTTTAGTGTTCACACTGCTATCGATTCATAACCTCACAGAACTGATTCGGTTCACCCAGGAAATTCGGCAGGCGATCTTCAAGGGTACCTTTGCCACGGAGTTTGCCCATTGGCTGCTGCCTGCCCAGGGATGACCCACTCCATGTTACGATTGACGACAATTCTGAATGCTGTTTTAGAGAGGTAGGTTGATTCATGGAAGCCGCTCTGCTGTTGGCAAAACTGCCCGAAGCCTATGCAATTTTTGATCCTTTGGTAGATGTACTGCCTGTTATTCCAGTGTTTTTCCTGTTGTTAGCCTTCGTTTGGCAAGCTGCGGTTGGTTTTAGATAAGTCTGAGAATATTGTTGCAAGTCTTAATGTGAATGAATGGAGGAGGGCAAGGTCATTGACTTGCCCGTTTTTTATGGTCACTGGCTGCTTGGCTGGCTAATTGGGGGGACTGGCCAGCACTTGGCTGGCGATCCAATCTAAATAAGGCTGAGACCCTGACACTACTGGCAGTGCGATAATTTCTGGAATCTCGTAGGAGTGCATGGCTCGAATCCTTGCCTCCAGGGCCGGAAAGTGGGTGAGGCAGGTTTTAATCACTAACTGCCATTCCTGATCGTGGTGCAGGGTGCCTTCCCAGGTGTAGAGGGACTGGATCGGGAACATGCCCACACAGGCAGCTAGCTTTGCAGCAATCAGCGCCTCGGCGATCGCAACGGCTTCGGCCTGGGATGAGGTTGTGACCAAGACCACTCCATAGGAGCTGTCTGACCCCTGTTGACTCATAAGGCTCCTCGGGTCAACGTCCCTACCGTCGGTTCTAAAGAAGACGCATCCGGTAGAATCAATCCAACCTGAGTTGTTAGATCCCTGGGGGTCGCAACGCTTCTGGATAAATGACATGGGCAGAAAAATTGCATTCTGGCTACTTTGGATTGGGTTCGCAACTTACGCATTGGTGCTGGCACCGCCGGATCAACCCGATACCCTACAACTGATTCAACATCTTTCCACCGGGGAATGGCAGGGACTCAACCCCCTGGTAATTGCTCTGTTTAACATTATGGGCATCTGGCCGCTGATTTACAGTTGTGTTCTGTTGATGGATGGCCGTACCCAGGCAGTCCCCGCATGGCCGTTTGTCTTGGGATCCTTTGCCGTGGGTGCCTTTGCCGTGATTCCCTATTTGGCGTTGCGAACCCCAGGAGGGAGCTTTTCGGGAGCCAAAAGTTCGCTCTTGAAGCTGCTAGATGCCCGGTGGACAGGCGTAATCTTGACGGTGGGGACGTTGATGCTACTGGGATACGGTTTGCACGGGGGGGAACTGGGGTGAGTTTTTTCCAGCAATGGCAAACCCGCCGCTTTATCCATGTGATGACCCTCGATTTTTGTTTGCTGAGTTTGCTGTTCCCCACCCTGCTCGGAGATGACATGACCCGACGGGGTCTCAAAGATCGGCGGATTTTCTGGAGTGTGAGTTTGCTTCCCCTAGTGGGGCCGCTGCTGTACTTAAGTTTGCGCCCACCCATTTCCCCCCTCGACCTATGAAATTAGCCCTGGCTCAACTCAACCCCACCATTGGCGATCTCTGCGGCAATGCCCAACAAATTCTGGCGGTGGCCCGTCAAGCGGCAGCGGAGGAGGTGGATCTGGTATTGACCCCAGAGTTGTCCCTCTGTGGCTATCCTCCCCGTGACCTGCTGTTGCACCCCAGTTTTATTGCAGCGATCGCCATTCGCCTGGAACAACTTGCCCAGGATCTGCCGCCCCAGATTGCCGTGCTGGTGGGTATGGTGGAACCGAACCCGCGATCGCTACAAGCGGGGGGCAAGCCCCTGTTCAATAGCATGGCACTCCTGAAGCAGGGGCGAGTCCAGCAGATCTTCCATAAGCGATTGTTGCCAACCTACGATGTCTTTGACGAGGCTCGCTATTTTGAACCGGGGGATGAGGCCAATTGCTTTGTCCTTGAGGTCGAGGGATCGGGAGCCACGGTGCGGGTGGGGGTGACGATCTGCGAGGATCTCTGGAACGACGAGGCGTTTTGGGGGAAACGGAGCTATGCGGTCAACCCCATTGCTGATCTGGCTCAGCAGGGCACCGATTTAATGGTGAATTTATCAGCCTCTCCCTACACCGTTGGCAAGCAATCATTGCGGGAAGCCATGCTCTGCCATAGTGCCCAGCGCTACCAGCAACCCCTAGTGTACGTGAATCAGGTGGGAGCCAATGATGATCTGATTTTTGACGGCTGTAGTGTCGCCTTCAATCGCCAGGGTCAGATGGTCTGTCGTGCCCGTGGGTTCGAGACCGATCTGGTGCTGCTGGAATTTGATCCCCAGTTGGGGGACTTGCGTCCGGGTGCCATTGCGCCCCAACCAGCCGCTGAAGCCGCTGAAATTTGGGCAGCGCTCACCCTGGGAGTGGGGGATTATGCCCGCAAATGTGGCTTCACCCAGGCGGTTATCGGCCTCAGTGGCGGTATTGATTCAGCCCTCGTAGCAGCGATCGCTGCCGCCGCCCTGGGGCCTGGGCAGGTCTTAGGGGTGTTGATGCCCTCTCCCTACAGTTCTGATCACTCGATCGAGGATGCCTTAGTATTGGCCAAGCATTTAGGCATTCGCACCCATACCCTCCCCATTGAGCCGCTGATGCAGGGGTACGATCAGACCCTGGAAGCTTTGTTCGCGGGCACTGCCCCTGGGATCACGGAGGAAAATCTGCAATCTCGGATTCGCGGCAACTTACTGATGGCGATCGCCAATAAGTTTGGCCACCTGTTGCTATCCACAGGCAATAAGTCAGAAATGGCCGTGGGCTATTGCACCCTCTACGGCGATATGAATGGAGGATTAGCTGCGATCGCCGATGTGCCGAAAACCAAGGTCTATGAAATCTGTCATTGGCTCAATTCCGATTTAACGGGTCGAACTTTTGAATTGCAGCAATGCCAGCAGCTCCAACGTAAAATCCAACAGCCTGCGGCCATCGTGATTCCGCCCCATATCCTCACCAAAGCCCCCAGCGCTGAACTCAAACCCGGTCAGCTGGATCAAGATTCCCTGCCTGACTACGATATTTTGGATGACATCCTCTCCCAGCTGATTCACGATCGCCAATCTCCGGCTGCCATTGTCGCCGCAGGCCACGAGGAGGCTACAGTGCGGCGAGTGGCTCAGCTGGTTGCCCGTGCCGAATTTAAACGGCGGCAAGCTCCCCCTGGGCTTAAAATTACCGATCGCGCCTTTGGCACCGGATGGCGAATGCCCATTGCCAGTAAATGGGTGGGGTATTGGTAGATGGGGGCAATTCAGGGAGGCTGCCTGTCAGGCCATCCTAAAAGTTGTATTGACCGAGAACCGCTATAACACTGGCCTCTCAAAACATACTGGTCTAAGTCATTGACGCTCGAAAGCATGACTTCCCAGGCAATTTCTTGTCCCTGATTGTCTACGCTGCTACCACGACCTGGTATGAAGCTGATCATGATTCTGGACTGCTGTGAGCCAGCCCGAGGCATCCATTCCCATGTCTGATCAAGCGCTGTAATTACTCAGCAATTTCTCAGAGAATTTCAGGGAGCCTTACCAGTTCTATCATTGACAGTGCAGCTTGTTCTCAGATTAGGGATTTAATCTTCTAAATAACGACTTCTCGTTAATCTATTCAGGAGAGAACCCAATGAACCGAGTGATTTATGGTGGCTTGTCAGCACTTGTCCTCACTGCAACAACAGCAGTTCTGCCGCTGTTCACCCCT comes from Neosynechococcus sphagnicola sy1 and encodes:
- the tgt gene encoding tRNA guanosine(34) transglycosylase Tgt, with amino-acid sequence MVVFFTPHGPVETPRFMPVGTLATVKAVTPAQLKATAAQMVLANTYHLHLQPGEELIAKAGGLHRFMAWEGPMLTDSGGFQVFSLSSLRQIAESGVTFRSPRDGRMIELTPERSIQIQNTLGADVIMAFDECPPYPAPREAVAAATARTYRWLERCITTHARPAEQALFGIVQGGVHLDLRQEAAQRLAALDLPGYAIGGVSVGEPSELIAQIVQATAPLLPARKPRYLMGIGTYREMAQAIAAGIDLFDCVIPTRLARHGSVLVQGERWNIKNAQFREDFAPLDATCSCYTCQTFSRAYLGHLWRTKELLVFTLLSIHNLTELIRFTQEIRQAIFKGTFATEFAHWLLPAQG
- a CDS encoding photosystem II reaction center protein K; protein product: MEAALLLAKLPEAYAIFDPLVDVLPVIPVFFLLLAFVWQAAVGFR
- the cutA gene encoding divalent-cation tolerance protein CutA; protein product: MSQQGSDSSYGVVLVTTSSQAEAVAIAEALIAAKLAACVGMFPIQSLYTWEGTLHHDQEWQLVIKTCLTHFPALEARIRAMHSYEIPEIIALPVVSGSQPYLDWIASQVLASPPN
- a CDS encoding NAD+ synthase, whose product is MKLALAQLNPTIGDLCGNAQQILAVARQAAAEEVDLVLTPELSLCGYPPRDLLLHPSFIAAIAIRLEQLAQDLPPQIAVLVGMVEPNPRSLQAGGKPLFNSMALLKQGRVQQIFHKRLLPTYDVFDEARYFEPGDEANCFVLEVEGSGATVRVGVTICEDLWNDEAFWGKRSYAVNPIADLAQQGTDLMVNLSASPYTVGKQSLREAMLCHSAQRYQQPLVYVNQVGANDDLIFDGCSVAFNRQGQMVCRARGFETDLVLLEFDPQLGDLRPGAIAPQPAAEAAEIWAALTLGVGDYARKCGFTQAVIGLSGGIDSALVAAIAAAALGPGQVLGVLMPSPYSSDHSIEDALVLAKHLGIRTHTLPIEPLMQGYDQTLEALFAGTAPGITEENLQSRIRGNLLMAIANKFGHLLLSTGNKSEMAVGYCTLYGDMNGGLAAIADVPKTKVYEICHWLNSDLTGRTFELQQCQQLQRKIQQPAAIVIPPHILTKAPSAELKPGQLDQDSLPDYDILDDILSQLIHDRQSPAAIVAAGHEEATVRRVAQLVARAEFKRRQAPPGLKITDRAFGTGWRMPIASKWVGYW